From one Dysidea avara chromosome 9, odDysAvar1.4, whole genome shotgun sequence genomic stretch:
- the LOC136267105 gene encoding uncharacterized protein isoform X1 — translation MVVGGCRHVIAQKAVNMFRGEIFGYSHYLHNEVFAPRGVKWIWQDVICQYWWWSRAKSALFPGSQAMSIKPALSVMHAKAHSWACEILWGGCWQLGAGAGAGEDMEQLFSYLSHVGITTKNNAAAGREDKITVVVLFWNRCKIEGLPASLVRQLKKTRELLDKTTSEIQGIQAEYGLQLTDTVLASFKSNVESVAKGCEGLYEEAVQFTESTNSQSTLIEQLVTESSQPQLEAAVEAGKVVAARHAVEKIQAEIEVICMTIKK, via the exons ATGGTAGTTGGAGGGTGTAGACATGTGATAGCCCAGAAAGCTGTGAACATGTTTAGGGGGGAGAT TTTTGGCTATTCACATTACCTGCACAATGAAGTGTTTGCTCCCCGTGGTGTTAAATGGATTTGGCAGGATGTGATCTGCCAATATTGGTGGTGGTCAAGAGCAAAGTCAGCACTCTTCCCTGGATCACAGGCCATGAGTATAAAGCCTGCTTTATCTGTAATGCACGCAAAGGCACATTCTTGGGCTTGTGAA ATTTTGTGGGGTGGATGCTGGCAGCTTGGTGCTGGTGCAGGAGCTGGCGAAGATATGGAGCAGCTGTTTTCTTATTTATCACATGTGGGAATTACCACCAAGAATAATGCTGCAGCAG GAAGGGAAGACAAAATTACTGTTGTAGTGCTATTTTGGAACAGGTGCAAAATTGAAGGTCTACCAGCTTCACTAGTTAGACAACTGAAAAAG ACGCGTGAGTTGCTTGATAAAActacttctgaaatccagggtATCCAAGCTGAGTATGGATTGCAACTTACAGATACTGTGCTTGCATCTTTTAAATCTAATGTGGAATCTGTTGCTAAAG GGTGTGAGGGTTTGTATGAAGAGGCAGTGCAATTTACAGAGAGTACCAATAGTCAGTCCACCTTGATAGAACAGTTGGTGACTGAGTCCAGTCAGCCACAGTTAGAGGCAGCCGTTGAAGCAGGAAAAGTTGTTGCTGCGAGGCATGCAGTGGAGAAGATTCAAGCAGAAATTGAAGTTATTTGCATGACTATCAAGAAATGA